A genomic region of Mitsuaria sp. 7 contains the following coding sequences:
- a CDS encoding diguanylate cyclase yields MFQRELARAQHLSRRGAYRDATDALELSLVAADTVRDRARALILIAHNLPRQGDLQGALRRASEAAALVRLIDGDDQDTWTAEALTELCYVYAQFQMGRDAMQAGWQALAAARRAEDAAREAWALNRLAVAFAVSDQVEQACQQTLQALEIAQQQAPGERELLLSCLNNLAHFWLQAHAEAIRDEDRTASAEALAQAEPYAVRAATLVREEGNPFLVVVSLSNLVELQLGTGAIDEALQIADEYERLAQRHGYAGMVLQARAQRALLQLKRDDSAGAQDALPALETLQDLVGQQAPQSLPARLRRQLTLAIYRGYKLRGDAVRALAAHEQLTALERQSARSAMALQTEAMLIRQEFQQAQARAEHAMQDARRERERADLAEQEQQRLRRQAAELGRMAHEDALTGLNNRRHAEFALPLLLERARQEDKPISLGLLDIDHFKQVNDAFGHGVGDQALQKVAQVLRRQLRSADLLARVGGEEFMLVFVGVPPERAQDICERLRAAIASHDWGDIVEGLKVTVSIGLAAGAPPAKPSLLVETADLALYAAKHAGRNRVQFMAC; encoded by the coding sequence TTGTTCCAACGCGAACTGGCCCGAGCCCAGCATCTGAGCCGCCGCGGCGCCTACCGCGACGCCACCGATGCGCTGGAGCTGTCCCTGGTGGCCGCCGACACGGTGCGCGACCGGGCACGGGCGCTGATCCTCATCGCCCACAACCTGCCGCGACAAGGCGACCTGCAGGGGGCGCTGCGGCGCGCGAGCGAGGCTGCGGCGCTGGTCCGGCTGATCGACGGCGACGACCAGGACACCTGGACGGCCGAGGCGCTCACCGAGCTCTGCTACGTCTACGCGCAGTTCCAGATGGGCCGGGACGCGATGCAGGCCGGCTGGCAGGCCCTGGCCGCCGCCCGGCGCGCCGAGGACGCCGCACGCGAAGCCTGGGCGCTGAACCGGCTGGCCGTGGCCTTCGCGGTCTCGGACCAGGTCGAACAGGCCTGCCAGCAGACCCTGCAGGCCTTGGAGATCGCCCAGCAGCAGGCGCCGGGCGAGCGCGAACTGCTGCTCTCCTGCCTGAACAACCTCGCGCACTTCTGGCTGCAGGCGCATGCCGAAGCGATCCGCGACGAGGACCGGACCGCCTCCGCCGAGGCGCTCGCGCAGGCCGAGCCCTACGCGGTGCGGGCCGCGACGCTGGTGCGTGAGGAAGGCAATCCGTTCCTGGTCGTCGTCTCGCTGTCCAACCTGGTCGAGCTGCAGCTCGGGACCGGCGCGATCGACGAAGCGCTCCAGATCGCCGATGAATACGAACGTCTGGCCCAACGCCACGGCTATGCGGGCATGGTGCTGCAGGCACGGGCGCAGCGGGCGTTGCTGCAGCTCAAGCGCGACGACTCCGCCGGCGCGCAGGACGCGTTGCCCGCGCTCGAGACGCTCCAGGACCTGGTGGGCCAGCAGGCGCCGCAATCCCTGCCCGCCCGTCTGCGGCGGCAGCTGACGCTGGCGATCTATCGCGGCTACAAGCTCCGCGGCGACGCGGTGCGGGCGCTGGCGGCGCACGAACAGCTGACCGCGCTGGAACGCCAGTCGGCGCGCAGCGCCATGGCCTTGCAGACCGAGGCGATGCTCATCCGGCAGGAGTTCCAGCAGGCGCAGGCGCGCGCCGAACATGCCATGCAGGACGCGCGGCGCGAGCGCGAGCGCGCAGACCTGGCGGAGCAGGAACAGCAGCGCCTGCGAAGGCAGGCGGCGGAGCTTGGCCGCATGGCGCATGAAGACGCGCTGACGGGCCTCAACAACCGCCGGCATGCGGAGTTCGCGCTGCCCCTGCTGCTGGAGCGCGCCAGGCAGGAAGACAAGCCCATCTCGTTGGGCCTGCTGGACATCGACCATTTCAAGCAGGTCAACGATGCCTTCGGGCACGGCGTGGGCGACCAGGCGCTGCAGAAGGTCGCGCAGGTGCTGCGTCGTCAGCTGCGCAGCGCGGACCTCCTGGCGAGGGTCGGCGGCGAGGAGTTCATGCTGGTCTTCGTCGGCGTTCCGCCCGAGCGCGCACAGGACATCTGCGAGCGGCTGCGCGCCGCGATCGCCAGCCACGACTGGGGCGACATCGTGGAAGGCCTGAAGGTCACCGTCTCCATCGGCCTGGCCGCGGGCGCACCGCCCGCGAAACCCTCGCTCCTTGTCGAGACGGCCGATCTGGCGCTCTATGCCGCGAAGCACGCGGGGCGCAACCGCGTGCAGTTCATGGCCTGCTGA
- a CDS encoding methyl-accepting chemotaxis protein gives MQSLRNYSIRTRLLGLGLLSVLALLLIGGAGLWAMSSSRSDFQQYVAQDVGALTQLSEVRAGIGNLRRFEKDMLINIGDDGTVKQAQADWQKTYAGVIRSLDTLSTLEISPEIRGLPPKLKQSLEAYKAGVDDIAKRILNADFVDAAEANRSTDTIKAPVQAMDSGVAEMTKAILQHGQDEVERLGTREASVRGVLGVVMAVGVALIALLTVLNIRSILAPLAQAVRTTERIARKDLSQPVEAEGSDETAAMARGVQGMQASIRDVVSGVRSATDSIATASREVAAGAHDLSQRTEQAASNLQATASAMGQLTSSVQHNAASAGEAKALAEQAADVAVRGVSVVGEVVQTMGKISSSSARIGDIIGTIDGIAFQTNILALNAAVEAARAGEQGRGFAVVASEVRSLAQRSAEAAKEIKQLITASGESVSSGAALVERAGQTINEISDSISRVSRIVAEISHATAEQSGGINQIGSAISQLDQMTQQNAALVEESAAAAQSLQHQADALAQSVAVFKLH, from the coding sequence ATGCAGTCGCTGCGCAACTACTCGATCCGGACCCGTCTGCTGGGTCTGGGTCTCCTGTCCGTCCTCGCACTCCTGCTCATCGGCGGCGCCGGACTCTGGGCCATGAGCAGTTCCCGGTCCGACTTCCAGCAGTACGTCGCGCAGGACGTGGGCGCGCTGACACAACTCTCCGAAGTCCGCGCCGGCATCGGCAACCTGCGCCGCTTCGAGAAGGACATGCTCATCAACATCGGCGACGACGGCACCGTCAAGCAGGCACAAGCCGATTGGCAGAAGACCTACGCCGGCGTGATCCGCTCGCTCGATACGCTGTCCACGCTCGAGATCAGCCCCGAGATCCGCGGCCTGCCGCCCAAGCTCAAGCAGTCGCTCGAGGCCTACAAGGCCGGCGTCGACGACATCGCCAAACGCATCCTCAACGCCGACTTCGTCGATGCCGCCGAGGCGAACCGCTCCACCGACACCATCAAGGCGCCCGTGCAGGCGATGGACAGTGGCGTCGCCGAGATGACGAAGGCAATCCTGCAGCACGGCCAGGACGAGGTGGAGCGCCTCGGCACGCGCGAAGCGAGCGTGCGCGGCGTGCTCGGCGTCGTGATGGCGGTGGGCGTGGCGTTGATCGCGCTGCTGACCGTGCTGAACATCCGATCCATCCTGGCCCCGCTCGCGCAGGCCGTGCGCACCACCGAACGCATCGCCCGCAAGGACCTGAGCCAACCCGTCGAGGCGGAAGGCTCCGACGAGACCGCCGCGATGGCGCGCGGCGTGCAAGGCATGCAGGCCTCGATCCGCGACGTCGTCAGCGGCGTGCGCAGCGCCACCGACAGCATCGCCACGGCATCGCGCGAAGTCGCCGCCGGCGCGCACGACCTGAGCCAGCGGACCGAGCAGGCCGCGTCCAATCTGCAGGCCACCGCGTCGGCGATGGGTCAGCTGACGTCCAGCGTGCAGCACAACGCGGCCTCCGCCGGCGAGGCGAAGGCGCTGGCCGAGCAGGCCGCCGACGTCGCCGTGCGCGGCGTGAGCGTGGTGGGCGAGGTCGTGCAGACGATGGGAAAGATCAGCAGCTCGTCGGCGCGCATCGGCGACATCATCGGCACGATCGACGGCATCGCGTTCCAGACCAACATCCTGGCGCTGAACGCGGCGGTGGAAGCCGCGCGCGCGGGCGAACAGGGTCGCGGTTTCGCGGTTGTGGCGAGCGAGGTGCGATCGCTCGCGCAGCGCAGCGCCGAGGCCGCGAAGGAGATCAAGCAACTGATCACCGCGAGCGGCGAGAGCGTCTCCAGTGGCGCCGCGCTCGTCGAGCGCGCCGGTCAGACGATCAACGAGATCTCCGATTCGATCTCTCGCGTGTCGCGCATCGTGGCCGAGATCAGCCATGCGACCGCCGAGCAGAGCGGCGGCATCAACCAGATCGGCTCGGCCATCTCGCAGCTGGATCAGATGACGCAGCAGAACGCCGCGCTCGTCGAGGAGTCCGCCGCCGCCGCGCAGAGCCTTCAGCATCAGGCCGATGCGTTGGCGCAATCGGTCGCGGTCTTCAAGCTCCACTGA
- a CDS encoding methyl-accepting chemotaxis protein yields the protein MWSMRNFTIRTRLMALGLLSVFAMLLIGGDGLWAMTRTKQDFEHYVKQDVESLVQLSEIRAGVGNLRRYEKDMLINIGDDGAVRRYQEEWRKAFEGVNKSLDAIGQLDILPEIKSMPPAMKASLGSYRSGLDGIVERILKQEFVDSAEANRQTEPIKGPVREMDKQLGSMTKAIMERGNQEVQRIDAEEHRVRMALGGVMLVGVLVIGTFTFFNIASILTPLAQAVSTTERIARQDLSERLDVLGTDETAAMMRGVQGMQTSIRDVVSGVRSATDSIATASREVAAGAHDLSYRTEQAASNLEETASAMEELTASVQHNADSARQANALAEEAAGAAGRGVNVVGEVVQTMGKISASSARIGDIIGTIDGIAFQTNILALNAAVEAARAGEQGRGFAVVASEVRSLAQRSAEAAKEIKQLITASGESVSSGAALVERAGQTMNEISDSITRVSRIVAEISHATTEQSGGINQIGSAISQLDQMTQQNAALVEESAAAAQSLQHQADALSQSVAVFKLG from the coding sequence ATGTGGTCCATGCGTAACTTCACGATCCGGACGCGCCTCATGGCGCTCGGCCTGTTGTCGGTGTTCGCGATGCTGCTGATCGGTGGCGATGGGTTGTGGGCGATGACCCGCACCAAGCAGGATTTCGAGCACTACGTGAAGCAGGACGTCGAATCGCTGGTGCAGCTTTCCGAGATCCGCGCGGGCGTCGGCAACCTGCGTCGCTACGAGAAGGACATGCTGATCAACATCGGCGACGACGGCGCCGTGAGGCGCTACCAGGAAGAATGGCGCAAGGCCTTCGAGGGCGTCAACAAGAGCCTGGACGCCATCGGCCAGCTCGACATCCTTCCGGAGATCAAGTCGATGCCGCCGGCGATGAAGGCCTCGCTGGGCAGTTACCGCAGCGGACTCGACGGCATCGTCGAGCGCATCCTGAAGCAGGAGTTCGTCGATTCCGCCGAGGCCAACCGGCAGACCGAGCCCATCAAGGGGCCGGTCCGCGAGATGGACAAGCAGCTCGGGTCCATGACGAAGGCGATCATGGAACGCGGCAACCAGGAGGTGCAGCGCATCGACGCGGAAGAGCACCGGGTCCGGATGGCGCTGGGCGGCGTGATGCTCGTGGGCGTGCTGGTGATCGGCACCTTCACCTTCTTCAACATCGCGTCCATCCTGACGCCGCTGGCGCAGGCGGTCAGCACGACCGAGCGCATCGCGCGCCAGGACCTGAGCGAACGCCTGGACGTGCTCGGCACCGATGAGACCGCGGCGATGATGCGCGGCGTGCAGGGGATGCAGACCTCGATCCGCGACGTGGTCAGCGGCGTGCGCAGCGCCACCGACAGCATCGCGACGGCGTCGCGCGAGGTCGCAGCCGGGGCGCACGACCTCAGCTACCGGACCGAGCAGGCGGCCTCCAACCTCGAGGAGACCGCGTCGGCGATGGAAGAGCTCACCGCGAGCGTGCAGCACAACGCGGACTCGGCGCGCCAGGCCAACGCGCTGGCCGAAGAGGCGGCCGGCGCCGCAGGGCGCGGCGTCAACGTGGTCGGGGAAGTCGTCCAGACGATGGGAAAGATCAGCGCCTCGTCCGCGCGCATCGGCGACATCATCGGCACCATCGACGGGATCGCCTTCCAGACCAACATCCTGGCGCTGAACGCAGCCGTCGAAGCCGCCCGCGCGGGCGAGCAGGGCCGAGGCTTCGCGGTCGTCGCCAGCGAGGTGCGCTCGCTGGCGCAGCGCAGCGCCGAAGCGGCCAAGGAGATCAAGCAGCTCATCACCGCCAGCGGCGAGAGCGTGTCCAGCGGCGCCGCGCTCGTCGAACGCGCGGGACAGACGATGAACGAGATCTCCGATTCGATCACCCGCGTGTCGCGCATCGTGGCCGAGATCAGCCACGCCACCACCGAACAGAGCGGCGGGATCAACCAGATCGGCTCGGCCATCTCGCAGCTCGACCAGATGACGCAGCAGAACGCGGCACTCGTCGAAGAGTCCGCCGCGGCGGCTCAAAGCCTTCAACATCAGGCGGATGCGCTGTCTCAATCGGTGGCGGTGTTCAAGCTCGGCTGA
- the hutF gene encoding formimidoylglutamate deiminase has product MSPTIFHAPLAWLDGRWQADVLMRVAADGHWAELVAGTPAPAEAVRLGGPVMPTLVDAHSHAFQRAFAGLSEQRDSDSDDFWSWRDRMYGVALRVTPAQLKTIAAQLYTELLAGGYTQVCEFHYLHHREDGTPYEDELAMAMALAEAAQETGIGLTLLPVLYAHAGFAQKGLRDTQRRFRTDAEWVWRACERINAAGLPLVRAGVAVHSLRAAHAEDVRALQALVGDADIPIHVHVAEQQQEVDDCMAATGKRPIDLLADYGLDPRWHLVHATHSTREEIARIAASGAGVVICPGTEGNLGDGLADLPGWLAAEVPLTVGSDSQVTRGWVEELRWLEYGQRLGLQRRNVAARPGRQPSTAARLFEACIAGSARAAGLPAWGLLAGARADFLVLDTAASGLAGLPDAALLDGLVFASQGPTWREVYVAGRQRVIDDAGRRDDFVATMNALWR; this is encoded by the coding sequence ATGAGCCCGACGATCTTCCACGCGCCGTTGGCGTGGCTGGACGGGCGCTGGCAGGCGGACGTGCTGATGCGCGTCGCGGCCGATGGGCATTGGGCTGAACTCGTCGCCGGCACGCCGGCCCCGGCGGAGGCCGTCCGCCTGGGCGGGCCGGTGATGCCGACGCTGGTCGACGCGCACAGCCATGCGTTCCAACGCGCGTTCGCCGGTCTGTCCGAGCAGCGCGACAGCGACAGCGACGACTTCTGGTCGTGGCGCGACCGCATGTACGGCGTCGCGCTGCGCGTGACACCGGCGCAGTTGAAGACCATCGCCGCGCAGCTCTACACGGAGCTGCTGGCCGGCGGCTACACGCAGGTCTGCGAGTTCCACTACCTGCATCACCGCGAAGACGGGACGCCGTACGAGGACGAGCTTGCGATGGCGATGGCGCTCGCTGAGGCGGCGCAGGAGACCGGCATCGGTCTGACGCTGCTGCCGGTGCTGTACGCGCATGCGGGCTTCGCGCAGAAGGGGCTGCGGGACACGCAGCGACGCTTCCGCACCGATGCCGAGTGGGTCTGGCGCGCCTGCGAGCGCATCAACGCGGCGGGCCTGCCGCTGGTGCGCGCCGGCGTGGCCGTGCACTCCTTGCGTGCTGCGCATGCCGAGGACGTGCGGGCCTTGCAGGCGCTCGTCGGCGACGCGGACATCCCCATCCACGTGCACGTCGCCGAGCAGCAGCAGGAGGTCGACGACTGCATGGCGGCGACGGGCAAGCGGCCGATCGACCTGCTGGCCGACTACGGGCTGGATCCGCGCTGGCACCTCGTGCACGCGACGCACAGCACGCGCGAAGAGATCGCACGCATCGCCGCGAGCGGCGCGGGCGTGGTGATCTGCCCGGGCACGGAAGGCAACCTCGGCGACGGACTGGCGGACCTGCCGGGCTGGCTCGCCGCGGAAGTGCCGCTGACCGTGGGCTCGGACAGCCAGGTCACGCGCGGCTGGGTGGAGGAACTGCGCTGGCTGGAGTACGGCCAACGCCTCGGCCTGCAACGGCGCAACGTGGCGGCGCGGCCGGGGCGGCAGCCGTCGACGGCGGCGCGGCTGTTCGAGGCCTGCATCGCGGGCAGCGCGCGTGCGGCGGGTTTGCCCGCTTGGGGCTTGCTGGCTGGTGCGCGCGCAGACTTCCTGGTGCTCGACACGGCCGCGAGCGGTCTGGCCGGACTGCCGGACGCCGCGCTGCTGGACGGCCTGGTCTTCGCCAGCCAGGGGCCGACCTGGCGCGAGGTCTATGTCGCCGGCAGGCAGCGCGTGATCGACGATGCCGGCCGCCGTGATGACTTCGTCGCGACGATGAACGCGCTCTGGCGCTGA
- the hutG gene encoding N-formylglutamate deformylase, with the protein MKHDVFELRRGRTPLLISMPHVGREIPADQHHRYVERALGSEDTDWHLEPLYAPIAEELGAGLLVPRFSRYLIDLNRPPEDTPMYPGASNTELCPTRFFTGEPLYKDGLAPDADEKQRRIETYWAPYHQALQGELQRLRQEHGFALLFEAHSIRSELPWLFEGRLPDLNIGTVEGKSCKQVTRQAMEIALQAQDRFSWVVDGRFKGGYITRQYGRPELGQQAVQLEMCYRCYMVENDLGFTGYELDAACVESVRPVLTTLLQAYLLANPTRNAA; encoded by the coding sequence ATGAAGCACGACGTCTTTGAGCTGCGGCGCGGCCGCACCCCGCTGCTGATCAGCATGCCGCACGTGGGCCGCGAGATCCCGGCCGACCAGCATCACCGCTACGTCGAGCGCGCGCTCGGCAGCGAGGACACGGACTGGCACCTCGAGCCGCTGTACGCCCCGATCGCCGAGGAACTCGGCGCCGGGCTGCTGGTACCGCGCTTCTCGCGCTACCTGATCGACCTGAACCGTCCGCCCGAGGACACGCCGATGTACCCGGGCGCGTCCAACACCGAGCTGTGCCCGACGCGCTTCTTCACCGGCGAGCCGCTCTACAAGGACGGCCTCGCGCCCGACGCCGACGAGAAGCAGCGCCGCATCGAGACCTACTGGGCGCCGTACCACCAGGCGCTTCAGGGCGAGCTTCAGCGGCTGCGCCAGGAGCACGGCTTCGCACTGCTGTTCGAGGCGCACAGCATCCGCTCGGAACTGCCCTGGCTCTTCGAGGGCCGGCTGCCTGACCTGAACATCGGCACCGTCGAGGGCAAGTCCTGCAAGCAGGTCACGCGCCAGGCGATGGAGATCGCGCTGCAGGCGCAGGACCGCTTCAGCTGGGTGGTCGACGGGCGCTTCAAGGGCGGCTACATCACGCGCCAGTACGGCCGGCCGGAGCTCGGCCAGCAGGCCGTGCAACTGGAGATGTGCTATCGCTGCTACATGGTCGAGAACGACCTGGGCTTCACCGGGTATGAGCTGGACGCGGCCTGCGTCGAGAGCGTCCGGCCGGTGCTGACGACGCTGCTGCAGGCCTATCTGCTGGCCAATCCGACGCGGAACGCCGCATGA
- the hutI gene encoding imidazolonepropionase, with amino-acid sequence MTMEASTDGAASAGAPRRVLYANATLTTLAGDRDWGLVDDGALLVEDEQLRWVGPMADLPAELRDSAVELRDLGGLLVTPGLIDCHTHLVYGGERSAEFELRLQGATYEEIARAGGGIRSTVAATRAASEQALHTLAVQRARALMAEGLTTLEVKSGYGLSLADEAKCLRVARQLSELGLTVKTTYLGAHALPPEFDGRQDEYVDAVCAWLPALHQQGLVDAVDAFCERIGFTPDQTRRVFEAARALDLPVKLHAEQLSDQGGAALAAGFNALSCDHLEYLSDAGIAAMARSGTVAVLLPGAFYFLRETKLPPIQALRDAGVPIALATDHNPGSSPGLSLLLMLNMACTFFRMTPEEALRGLTTNAARALGLPDRGRLAAGQRADFCVWDAAHPRELAYWFGRNPLRQTVVGGRPRG; translated from the coding sequence ATGACGATGGAGGCCTCGACGGACGGCGCGGCGTCGGCGGGAGCGCCGCGGCGCGTGCTGTACGCCAATGCGACGCTGACCACCCTGGCGGGCGACCGCGACTGGGGTCTGGTCGACGACGGCGCACTGCTGGTCGAGGACGAACAACTGCGGTGGGTCGGCCCGATGGCGGACCTGCCGGCCGAGCTGCGCGACAGTGCCGTCGAGCTGCGCGACCTCGGCGGCCTGCTGGTGACGCCGGGTCTGATCGATTGCCACACCCATCTGGTCTACGGCGGCGAACGCTCTGCGGAATTCGAGCTGCGCCTGCAGGGAGCGACCTACGAAGAGATCGCGCGCGCCGGCGGCGGCATCCGCTCGACGGTCGCCGCGACGCGGGCCGCGAGCGAGCAGGCGCTCCACACGCTGGCGGTGCAGCGCGCCCGCGCGCTGATGGCCGAAGGGCTGACGACGCTGGAAGTGAAGTCGGGCTACGGCCTGTCGCTGGCGGACGAGGCCAAGTGCCTGCGCGTGGCGCGGCAGTTGTCGGAGCTCGGCTTGACGGTGAAGACGACCTACCTGGGCGCGCACGCGTTGCCGCCCGAATTCGACGGCCGTCAGGACGAGTACGTCGACGCCGTCTGCGCGTGGCTGCCGGCGCTGCATCAGCAAGGCCTCGTCGACGCCGTCGACGCCTTCTGCGAGCGCATCGGCTTCACGCCCGACCAGACACGCCGTGTGTTCGAAGCCGCCCGCGCGCTCGACCTGCCGGTGAAGCTGCACGCGGAGCAACTCAGCGACCAGGGCGGCGCGGCGCTCGCCGCCGGATTCAACGCGCTCTCCTGCGATCACCTCGAATACCTCAGCGACGCCGGCATTGCGGCGATGGCCCGGTCCGGTACCGTGGCCGTGCTGCTGCCAGGCGCCTTCTACTTCCTGCGCGAGACCAAGTTGCCACCGATCCAGGCGCTGCGCGACGCCGGCGTGCCGATCGCGCTGGCGACCGATCACAACCCGGGCAGCTCGCCGGGGCTGTCGCTGCTGCTGATGCTCAACATGGCCTGCACCTTCTTCCGGATGACACCGGAGGAGGCCTTGCGCGGTCTCACGACGAACGCGGCGCGGGCGCTCGGTTTGCCCGATCGCGGGCGGCTTGCCGCGGGCCAACGTGCCGACTTCTGCGTCTGGGACGCCGCGCATCCGCGCGAGCTGGCCTACTGGTTCGGCCGGAATCCGCTGCGGCAGACGGTGGTCGGCGGACGGCCGCGCGGCTGA
- a CDS encoding HutD family protein, with protein MSWMRITADDVAPTPWRNGGGRTRELLAWPHVADWKVRVSIADIDRDGPFSAFPGVDRWFGVLSGGGVILRGRALKPNEGIVQFAGEDAPNCVLIDGPTQDFNAMHRRDAGVFRVQPADRPVIPHGAQWLGLFTQEGGMIIHGHRSVPLAPHTLAWCESPASQSCVFDDGDQHGPAWWLIWSES; from the coding sequence ATGAGCTGGATGAGGATCACCGCCGATGATGTCGCGCCCACCCCGTGGCGCAACGGGGGAGGGCGCACGCGCGAGTTGCTGGCGTGGCCGCACGTGGCGGACTGGAAGGTCCGCGTCAGCATCGCGGACATCGATCGCGATGGTCCGTTCTCGGCCTTCCCGGGCGTGGACCGCTGGTTCGGCGTGCTGTCGGGCGGCGGCGTGATCCTGCGCGGCCGCGCGCTCAAACCCAACGAGGGCATCGTGCAGTTCGCCGGCGAGGACGCGCCGAACTGCGTGCTCATCGACGGTCCGACGCAGGACTTCAACGCGATGCACCGCCGCGACGCGGGCGTGTTCCGCGTGCAGCCGGCGGACCGGCCCGTGATCCCGCACGGGGCGCAGTGGCTGGGGCTGTTCACGCAGGAGGGCGGGATGATCATCCACGGTCATCGGTCGGTGCCGCTGGCGCCGCACACGCTCGCCTGGTGCGAGTCGCCGGCCTCGCAGAGCTGCGTCTTCGACGATGGCGATCAGCACGGCCCCGCGTGGTGGCTGATCTGGAGCGAGTCATGA
- the hutC gene encoding histidine utilization repressor produces the protein MATPSSSPSGNGPSPQYLKVKTHLREGIAGGRWRPGERLPSEAELTEAFGVSRMTVNRALRELHQEGMIDRVQGVGTFVAELHRIASTLTVRDVHEEIAERGHRHEAKVHVLETLKASAEQAAMLGLRTGATLFHSVIVHRENGVAIQCEDRLVNPACAPAYMDQDFERVTPTHYLLEVAPLSEARYTIEAAMPNALEAKLLGMPRGEPCLVVKRATSSLGRTVTAVRLVHPASRYFLEGSFQA, from the coding sequence ATGGCGACCCCCTCATCGAGCCCTTCCGGCAACGGCCCCTCGCCGCAATACCTGAAGGTGAAGACGCATCTGCGCGAAGGCATCGCCGGCGGCCGCTGGCGGCCGGGCGAGCGTCTGCCGTCGGAGGCGGAGCTGACCGAGGCCTTCGGCGTCAGCCGGATGACGGTGAACCGCGCGCTGCGCGAGCTGCATCAGGAAGGGATGATCGATCGCGTGCAGGGCGTCGGCACCTTCGTCGCCGAATTGCATCGGATCGCATCGACGCTGACCGTGCGCGACGTGCACGAGGAGATCGCCGAGCGCGGCCATCGGCATGAGGCCAAGGTCCATGTGCTGGAGACGCTGAAGGCCAGCGCCGAACAGGCCGCGATGCTCGGCCTGCGCACCGGCGCGACCTTGTTCCACAGCGTCATCGTGCATCGCGAGAACGGCGTCGCGATCCAGTGCGAGGACCGCCTCGTCAATCCGGCCTGCGCCCCGGCCTACATGGACCAGGATTTCGAGCGCGTGACGCCGACGCATTACCTGCTCGAAGTCGCCCCGCTGTCGGAGGCGCGCTATACGATCGAGGCGGCCATGCCCAATGCCCTGGAGGCGAAACTGCTGGGCATGCCGCGCGGCGAGCCCTGCCTCGTGGTGAAGCGGGCAACTTCGAGCCTGGGGCGGACCGTGACGGCGGTGCGGCTGGTGCATCCGGCCAGCCGCTACTTCCTCGAAGGAAGCTTCCAGGCGTGA